In one window of Astyanax mexicanus isolate ESR-SI-001 chromosome 18, AstMex3_surface, whole genome shotgun sequence DNA:
- the etv1 gene encoding ETS translocation variant 1 isoform X1, which produces MENLYDQQVPLSSSHGKASCSSRAARQDKKRKFISTDLALDTEGLFQDLSQLQETWLAEAQVPDNDEQFVPDFQSENLAFHGLQLRIKREPHSPCAELGSACSQERPFKLHYGEKCLYNISAYEQKHPAGMKASSPATTPCSTPVSPHQHVSPSAAPTPKPDRTYPHLVPPQPLPDSTYSMDHRFRRQLSEPCHSFPSPPSMTPDGRPMYHRQMSEPSIPFPSQGFKQEYSDHIFEHPVMVGAPIPHSYPHSMMIKQEPRDFTYDSEVPSCHSVYLRQEGYLAHANRTEGCMFDKVARHFYDDTCVVPEKAEGDIKQEAGLYREGPTYQRRGSLQLWQFLVALLDDPSNSHFIAWTGRGMEFKLIEPEEVARRWGIQKNRPAMNYDKLSRSLRYYYEKGIMQKVAGERYVYKFVCDPEALFSMAFPDNQRPVLKTDMERQINEEDTVPLSHFDESVAYVQEGAYCNPHPYNEGYVY; this is translated from the exons ATGGAGAACCTGTATGACCAGCAAGTGCCTCTTAGTAGCTCACAT GGAAAGGCGTCCTgcagcagcagagcagcgagacaagacaagaaaagaaaattCATTAGCACTGACCTGGCTTTGGACACTGAGG GGCTGTTTCAGGATCTCAGTCAGCTTCAGGAGACCTGGCTTGCTGAAG CTCAAGTTCCGGACAACGATGAGCAGTTTGTTCCTGACTTTCAGAGTGAAAACT tggcgtTCCACGGGCTGCAGCTGAGGATCAAGCGGGAGCCCCACAGCCCATGTGCTGAGCTGGGATCAGCCTGCAGCCAGGAGAGGCCCTTCAAGCTCCACTATGGGGAGAAGTGCCTGTATAATATCAG TGCCTATGAGCAGAAACATCCAGCGGGAATGAAAGCCTCCAGCCCAGCTACGACCCCCTGCAGCACACCAGTGTCCCCCCATCAGCATGTGTCTCCCAGCGCTGCCCCCACTCCTAAACCAGACAGGACATACCCCCACCTCGTCCCCCCACAGCCCCTCCCCGACAGCACGTACTCCATGGACCACAG GTTTCGGCGACAGTTATCAGAGCCATGCCATTCATTCCCCTCCCCGCCCTCCATGACGCCGGACGGGCGACCCATGTACCACAGACAGATGTCTGAGCCCAGCATCCCCTTCCCCTCTCAAGGGTTCAAGCAGGAATACTCAGACCACATCTTTGAGCATCCGGTCATGGTGGGGGCTCCCATCCCCCACTCGTACCCCCACTCTATGATGATCAAGCAGGAGCCGCGAGATTTCACCTACGATTCAG AAGTGCCTAGCTGCCACTCTGTTTACCTGAGGCAAGAGGGATATTTGGCTCATGCAAACAGAACTGAAG GTTGCATGTTTGACAAAGTTGCCAGGCACTTCTATGACGACACTTGTGTGGTTCCAGAAAAGGCTGAAG GTGATATTAAACAGGAGGCGGGGCTATACCGCGAGGGTCCTACCTATCAGAGGCGTGGCTcgctgcagctctggcagttccTGGTGGCTCTGTTAGATGACCCCTCCAACTCACACTTCATAGCGTGGACCGGCCGGGGCATGGAGTTCAAACTCATCGAACCTGAAGAG GTCGCACGACGCTGGGGGATCCAGAAGAATCGCCCCGCCATGAACTACGACAAACTCAGCCGCTCATTACGATACTACTATGAGAAGGGGATCATGCAAAAG GTGGCGGGTGAGAGATACGTGTATAAATTCGTTTGCGATCCCGAGGCCTTGTTCTCCATGGCCTTCCCCGACAATCAGCGGCCTGTGCTGAAGACTGATATGGAGAGGCAGATCAATGAGGAGGACACGGTGCCGCTGTCGCACTTTGACGAGAGCGTGGCGTACGTTCAGGAGGGCGCCTACTGCAACCCTCACCCGTACAACGAGGGCTACGTCTACTAA
- the etv1 gene encoding ETS translocation variant 1 isoform X2, producing the protein MLQDLSASVFFPPCLQHRPLAQVPDNDEQFVPDFQSENLAFHGLQLRIKREPHSPCAELGSACSQERPFKLHYGEKCLYNISAYEQKHPAGMKASSPATTPCSTPVSPHQHVSPSAAPTPKPDRTYPHLVPPQPLPDSTYSMDHRFRRQLSEPCHSFPSPPSMTPDGRPMYHRQMSEPSIPFPSQGFKQEYSDHIFEHPVMVGAPIPHSYPHSMMIKQEPRDFTYDSEVPSCHSVYLRQEGYLAHANRTEGCMFDKVARHFYDDTCVVPEKAEGDIKQEAGLYREGPTYQRRGSLQLWQFLVALLDDPSNSHFIAWTGRGMEFKLIEPEEVARRWGIQKNRPAMNYDKLSRSLRYYYEKGIMQKVAGERYVYKFVCDPEALFSMAFPDNQRPVLKTDMERQINEEDTVPLSHFDESVAYVQEGAYCNPHPYNEGYVY; encoded by the exons ATGCTTCAGGATTTAAGCGCCAGCGTCTTCTTCCCGCCTTGTTTGCAGCACCGGCCTTTAG CTCAAGTTCCGGACAACGATGAGCAGTTTGTTCCTGACTTTCAGAGTGAAAACT tggcgtTCCACGGGCTGCAGCTGAGGATCAAGCGGGAGCCCCACAGCCCATGTGCTGAGCTGGGATCAGCCTGCAGCCAGGAGAGGCCCTTCAAGCTCCACTATGGGGAGAAGTGCCTGTATAATATCAG TGCCTATGAGCAGAAACATCCAGCGGGAATGAAAGCCTCCAGCCCAGCTACGACCCCCTGCAGCACACCAGTGTCCCCCCATCAGCATGTGTCTCCCAGCGCTGCCCCCACTCCTAAACCAGACAGGACATACCCCCACCTCGTCCCCCCACAGCCCCTCCCCGACAGCACGTACTCCATGGACCACAG GTTTCGGCGACAGTTATCAGAGCCATGCCATTCATTCCCCTCCCCGCCCTCCATGACGCCGGACGGGCGACCCATGTACCACAGACAGATGTCTGAGCCCAGCATCCCCTTCCCCTCTCAAGGGTTCAAGCAGGAATACTCAGACCACATCTTTGAGCATCCGGTCATGGTGGGGGCTCCCATCCCCCACTCGTACCCCCACTCTATGATGATCAAGCAGGAGCCGCGAGATTTCACCTACGATTCAG AAGTGCCTAGCTGCCACTCTGTTTACCTGAGGCAAGAGGGATATTTGGCTCATGCAAACAGAACTGAAG GTTGCATGTTTGACAAAGTTGCCAGGCACTTCTATGACGACACTTGTGTGGTTCCAGAAAAGGCTGAAG GTGATATTAAACAGGAGGCGGGGCTATACCGCGAGGGTCCTACCTATCAGAGGCGTGGCTcgctgcagctctggcagttccTGGTGGCTCTGTTAGATGACCCCTCCAACTCACACTTCATAGCGTGGACCGGCCGGGGCATGGAGTTCAAACTCATCGAACCTGAAGAG GTCGCACGACGCTGGGGGATCCAGAAGAATCGCCCCGCCATGAACTACGACAAACTCAGCCGCTCATTACGATACTACTATGAGAAGGGGATCATGCAAAAG GTGGCGGGTGAGAGATACGTGTATAAATTCGTTTGCGATCCCGAGGCCTTGTTCTCCATGGCCTTCCCCGACAATCAGCGGCCTGTGCTGAAGACTGATATGGAGAGGCAGATCAATGAGGAGGACACGGTGCCGCTGTCGCACTTTGACGAGAGCGTGGCGTACGTTCAGGAGGGCGCCTACTGCAACCCTCACCCGTACAACGAGGGCTACGTCTACTAA